The following proteins are co-located in the Streptomyces sp. NBC_00435 genome:
- a CDS encoding GntR family transcriptional regulator codes for MTQPAPSRRHAIAEDLRNQISKGHLKAGERLPSEAQLATRYAVSTPTLRNALALLQAEGLVEKVHGSGNFVRHPLRRTTYIGGGHTPSTPAPTEEALHTTVRATNLRAHGHLTALLRISPRSPLTEFLCLSHEGKTPHSLARIYIPRDLAPANVPEGLLTARVPDQRPPLSVVQETVSTRLPTPVEAKTLRISPTLAILSITRVATDTTGRVVEAALFAFPGDRADAVFTTLHTTEARRAEA; via the coding sequence GTGACCCAACCCGCACCGTCCCGCCGCCACGCCATCGCCGAAGACCTCCGGAACCAGATCTCGAAGGGCCACTTGAAGGCCGGCGAACGCCTCCCCTCCGAAGCCCAACTGGCCACCCGCTACGCGGTCAGCACACCCACCCTCCGGAACGCCCTCGCCCTCCTCCAGGCCGAAGGCCTAGTCGAGAAGGTCCACGGCAGCGGCAACTTCGTCCGCCACCCACTCCGCAGGACCACGTACATCGGCGGCGGACACACACCGAGCACACCGGCCCCGACCGAGGAGGCACTCCACACCACAGTCCGCGCCACCAACCTCCGAGCGCACGGCCATCTGACAGCACTCCTCAGGATCTCGCCCCGCAGCCCGTTGACAGAGTTCCTCTGCCTCAGCCACGAGGGGAAGACACCGCACAGCCTGGCCCGCATCTACATCCCCCGAGACCTGGCGCCGGCCAACGTCCCGGAAGGGCTTCTAACCGCACGAGTGCCAGACCAGCGCCCACCGCTGTCCGTGGTCCAGGAAACGGTCAGCACCCGCCTCCCAACTCCAGTCGAAGCGAAAACCCTTCGCATCAGCCCGACCCTGGCCATCCTCTCGATCACACGCGTGGCAACCGACACCACCGGACGCGTGGTGGAGGCGGCCCTCTTTGCCTTCCCGGGCGACCGCGCCGATGCCGTCTTCACTACCCTCCACACGACGGAAGCCAGGAGGGCGGAAGCGTGA
- a CDS encoding GntR family transcriptional regulator translates to MPEQPPYLRIADVLRQRIAEHDWTVGDRLPSRTQIAEECGVGENVVRRAQELLISQGVLEGRAGSGTYVAEPRQRVRVVRSSAREQPGGSPFRADMQALGRQGNWESRTEAKVPAPVEIAARLGISVGELCVRTVYEFLADGRPVQLSTSWESYELTAGTLVVLPEGGPHAGVGVVNRMAVIGITVSHAVEQPEPRQATAEEASLLGIQKAALVTHIRRTYYSDQGQPVETADIVIPVALCEVVYEIPIRS, encoded by the coding sequence ATGCCTGAGCAGCCGCCTTATCTCCGTATCGCCGACGTACTCCGGCAGCGGATCGCGGAGCATGACTGGACCGTTGGTGACCGCCTCCCCTCGCGGACACAGATCGCCGAGGAGTGTGGCGTTGGCGAGAACGTCGTTCGTCGGGCGCAGGAGCTCTTGATCTCCCAGGGAGTGTTGGAGGGGCGCGCGGGCTCGGGTACCTACGTCGCGGAGCCACGGCAGCGCGTGCGGGTTGTCCGGTCGTCCGCTCGTGAGCAGCCCGGCGGTTCTCCCTTCCGTGCGGACATGCAGGCCTTGGGTAGGCAGGGGAACTGGGAGAGCCGGACCGAGGCGAAGGTTCCCGCGCCGGTCGAGATCGCCGCGCGTCTCGGGATCTCGGTTGGGGAGCTGTGCGTGCGCACGGTGTACGAGTTCCTAGCCGATGGCAGGCCTGTGCAGCTGTCGACGAGTTGGGAGTCGTACGAGCTCACCGCCGGCACGCTCGTTGTCCTGCCCGAGGGTGGGCCGCACGCGGGCGTTGGTGTTGTGAACCGGATGGCCGTCATTGGGATCACGGTCAGCCACGCCGTGGAGCAGCCGGAGCCGCGGCAGGCGACCGCCGAGGAGGCGTCGCTTCTCGGGATCCAGAAGGCTGCCCTGGTGACCCACATCCGGCGGACCTACTACAGCGACCAGGGGCAACCCGTGGAGACGGCCGACATCGTCATTCCCGTCGCACTGTGCGAGGTCGTGTACGAGATTCCGATCAGGAGCTAA
- a CDS encoding HD domain-containing protein, translating into MTDGPLTLIEVEALARAAHEGQTDKAGRPYAEHLAAVAEGVRVRGGTAEQQAAAWLHDAIEDDALTPAWLASAGLPQPVKDMVLSLTKRPGEPVEEYAARILATPGALLVKEADLAHNADPARLAVLDPATRDRLSGKYAYVRSLLGLTAP; encoded by the coding sequence ATGACCGACGGCCCACTCACCCTCATCGAGGTCGAGGCGCTGGCCCGCGCCGCGCACGAGGGCCAGACCGACAAGGCCGGCCGGCCGTACGCGGAGCACCTCGCGGCCGTCGCCGAGGGCGTCCGCGTCCGCGGAGGCACCGCCGAACAGCAGGCGGCGGCCTGGCTCCACGACGCGATCGAGGACGACGCCCTGACCCCGGCCTGGTTGGCATCGGCCGGACTCCCGCAGCCCGTCAAGGACATGGTCCTGTCCCTCACCAAGCGCCCCGGCGAACCGGTCGAGGAGTACGCGGCCCGCATCCTCGCCACCCCGGGCGCCCTCCTGGTCAAGGAGGCCGATCTGGCGCACAACGCGGACCCGGCCCGCCTCGCGGTCCTCGACCCCGCCACTCGGGACAGACTGTCCGGCAAGTACGCCTATGTCCGCTCTTTGCTCGGTCTCACCGCACCCTGA